Proteins encoded together in one Carassius auratus strain Wakin chromosome 32, ASM336829v1, whole genome shotgun sequence window:
- the LOC113052251 gene encoding sal-like protein 1 isoform X1: protein MSRRKQKRPQQLVNADPGGTRLMPQDDQLPMKSPSTSLASEATSSSSSSSPTSLQDCQPPLAPRPSPGGLHAPSLPNESSSPPHWPNHIASYSTSLPNAHSSLSPDFPHPSLSSQTHSPPPSQQKSTHIPSHQAHSTVMSPPMGISATTTTSSSSSLSSSSSMGAPPHQGSPSPIHQTPSSPSEQLQVPPTLAVLLEELRVLQQRQIHQMQITEEICRQVLRLGGMVSAQDAPQGSVEGQQSDAGSSSPPNTVSGASLITQAPTTKSNIFLTNGTRTPYSTTSSSTSSSSLVTSSASVHPLSLTLGLPPRYLNEKSPNTSISHGNGMNFPAPPLPTVSLSHDQLFLSSTVSTSNGSSSSSSGRQQHTCRFCGKVLSSDSSLQIHLRSHTGERPYQCPVCLSRFTTRGNLKAHFLRHREQNPELSLSLLPPALSEQSQSGSGSGPSQRRRKRRAEDEETFGVKGSVGVPDSLALGFLSGSSHPSPSSLPLPPSVDLALLSTAHSLLQLNRASAAAAASVSTSVQSSSSSITSSAMTGQFKGAKQQRFDENTPPHSTLHPGSPYSQLAHLPKILFPSGPSAHHPSLALLRPPHLPSPHLSLTFPFSSYPKPQNSSPTSSSPSSSSVTSDTSKLQRLAQKLEKMPLPKSTNEGHAHTNDISTTSSANAISAYRREMMAALGLNPSPSSEPASQELQGSTASSLVPNQCGVCLRVLSCPRALRLHQATHLGERPFPCKLCGRSFSTKGSLRAHLATHRARPANARGQNSCPLCQRKFTNAVVLQHHIRMHLGGQLPPEGNGDLQSEEDPGHMDGITLPKNLQSFPLNMSMSSSASLLESEASLKDATSGDADQLMESDQDPYDNTPETSPAVTLEKEDLLGENSPADNSVPADENHYGTVHHSKSPIVSGSAEEDEETPLSLCTRTNSQDTLFDKKWLNGTSHQSVITGPNPNLNSEALSLSPALTPPSSTGLSTDSKSDQSSKQTTLHVNGIDRVLDPSDGDSHPAIENDSLHIPDRAVEQKVKAEDAQESAEEDQRKDREKSEGTSSETLVAPPQPQRSEKPYSCTECGKEYASRSGLKGHMKIHSGSMNQVASSTSSQSFEGIAVERTEESTHRKLRGEDAKNKSEESTDKLSLTAHPVSTTDRDDRPEDTA from the exons ATGTCACGCCGGAAACAGAAACGGCCCCAGCAGCTCGTTAACGCGGACCCCGGTGGCACGCGCTTGATGCCGCAAG ATGACCAGCTACCAATGAAATCTCCATCGACCTCTCTTGCCTCTGAAGCTACCTcgtcatcttcctcttcctctcctacATCCCTTCAGGACTGTCAGCCTCCTTTGGCCCCAAGACCATCTCCTGGTGGCCTTCATGCCCCCTCGCTCCCCAATGAAAGCTCATCTCCTCCCCACTGGCCAAATCACATTGCCTCATATTCTACATCTCTGCCTAATGCACACTCATCTCTTTCTCCAGACTTCCCACATCCTTCCCTGTCCTCTCAGACCCACTCTCCTCCCCCTAGCCAGCAGAAATCCACTCATATTCCATCTCATCAGGCCCACTCCACTGTGATGTCCCCACCAATGGGTATTTCTGCCACCACCActacctcctcttcctcatctttaTCCTCTTCATCATCAATGGGTGCTCCCCCACATCAAGGAAGTCCTAGTCCCATCCACCAAACTCCTTCATCACCTTCAGAGCAACTCCAAGTGCCTCCGACCCTCGCTGTACTATTAGAGGAACTTAGGGTCCTGCAGCAAAGACAGATTCACCAAATGCAGATTACAGAAGAAATCTGCAGGCAGGTGCTGCGCCTAGGTGGAATGGTTAGTGCCCAAGATGCACCTCAGGGATCTGTGGAGGGTCAACAGAGTGATGCAGGCTCTAGCTCCCCACCTAATACTGTCTCCGGTGCCTCTTTAATTACCCAAGCTCCTACAACCAAGTCTAACATATTTCTCACAAATGGAACCAGAACTCCTTATTCCacaacttcatcctcaacatctTCCTCATCCTTAGTCACCTCTTCAGCCTCTGTGCACCCCCTCTCTCTAACGCTAGGACTTCCACCTCGCTACCTCAATGAAAAGTCTCCCAACACCTCCATCAGTCATGGCAATGGTATGAATTTCCCAGCTCCTCCCTTGCCAACGGTCAGCCTCTCCCATGACCAGCTATTTCTCAGTTCCACTGTTAGTACATCAAATGGATCTTCAAGCTCCTCTTCAGGCCGCCAGCAGCACACCTGCAGGTTCTGTGGGAAGGTTCTAAGCAGTGACTCCTCACTACAGATCCATCTGAGATCGCACACCGGTGAGCGTCCATACCAATGTCCAGTCTGCCTTAGTCGTTTCACTACCCGCGGCAATCTCAAAGCCCACTTCCTTCGTCACCGTGAGCAAAATCCTGAGctgtcactctctctcttgcCACCTGCTCTGTCTGAGCAGAGCCAATCAGGATCTGGCTCAGGGCCATCACAGAGGCGCAGAAAACGTCGAGCAGAGGATGAGGAGACATTTGGGGTTAAAGGTAGTGTAGGTGTGCCAGATAGTTTAGCTCTTGGTTTCCTGTCTGGGTCATCTCATCCATCTCCCTCCTCCCTTCCGTTACCACCCAGTGTTGATCTGGCCCTGCTTTCCACTGCCCACTCTTTGCTACAGCTCAACCGAGCCTCAGCTGCAGCTGCTGCCTCTGTTTCCACTAGTGTGCAGTCATCATCTTCATCCATCACCTCTTCTGCTATGACTGGCCAATTCAAGGGTGCAAAGCAGCAGAGGTTTGATGAGAATACACCACCACACTCTACTTTACACCCTGGTTCTCCATATTCCCAGCTGGCACACCTTCCGAAGATTCTCTTCCCATCAGGTCCCTCTGCCCACCATCCTAGCCTTGCCCTTCTTCGCCCTCCTCACCTCCCTTCCCCTCACCTCTCACTTACTTTCCCTTTCTCATCATACCCCAAACCTCAAAACTCCTCTCCTACATCCTCCTCTCCTTCCTCATCCTCTGTCACCTCTGACACCTCAAAGCTGCAAAGACTGGCACAAAAGTTAGAGAAGATGCCCCTCCCTAAAAGCACCAATGAAGGCCATGCTCACACTAATGACATATCCACCACCTCAAGTGCTAATGCTATCTCAGCTTACAGGAGGGAGATGATGGCGGCCTTAGGGCTGAATCCGAGTCCCAGCAGTGAGCCAGCCAGCCAGGAGCTCCAAGGGTCAACTGCCTCCTCTTTGGTTCCTAATCAGTGTGGGGTGTGCCTCCGTGTCCTTAGCTGCCCAAGGGCATTACGTCTCCACCAGGCCACTCACTTGGGTGAACGTCCATTCCCCTGCAAACTCTGTGGCCGCTCCTTCTCCACAAAGGGAAGTCTAAGGGCTCATCTAGCCACACACAGAGCACGTCCAGCCAATGCACGTGGACAGAATTCATGCCCGCTCTGTCAACGCAAGTTTACCAATGCCGTGGTACTGCAGCATCACATTCGGATGCATCTGGGGGGCCAGTTGCCTCCAGAAGGTAATGGGGACCTGCAGTCAGAAGAAGACCCTGGTCATATGGATGGAATTACTTTACCCAAAAACCTTCAGTCTTTTCCTCTAAATATGAGCATGTCTTCCTCGGCCAGCTTACTGGAGTCTGAGGCTAGCCTAAAAGATGCGACATCAGGTGATGCAGATCAGCTCATGGAGTCAGATCAAGATCCTTATGACAACACACCTGAGACTAGTCCAGCTGTCACCCTGGAGAAGGAGGACCTGTTAGGAGAAAATAGCCCAGCTGACAATTCAGTTCCAGCAGATGAAAACCATTATGGCACAGTCCATCACAGCAAATCTCCAATTGTCAGTGGCTCTGCAGAAGAGGATGAAGAAACGCCATTATCTCTCTGTACCCGGACCAACTCCCAGGACaccttatttgataaaaaatggcTCAATGGAACTTCACATCAATCAGTGATCACCGGGCCAAACCCTAATTTAAACTCTGAAGCTCTAAGTCTATCACCTGCCCTCACTCCACCCTCCAGCACAGGGTTGTCCACTGATTCAAAATCGGACCAAAGTAGCAAGCAGACAACACTTCATGTGAATGGAATAGACCGTGTTCTTGATCCCAGTGATGGTGACTCTCACCCAGCCATAGAAAATGATTCTTTGCACATTCCAGACAGAGCCGTGGAGCAGAAGGTGAAAGCTGAGGATGCACAAGAGTCTGCAGAAGAGGATCAAAGAAAAGATAGAGAAAAGAGTGAAGGGACATCATCAGAGACTCTTGTAGCCCCTCCACAGCCACAGCGCTCAGAGAAACCTTACAGCTGCACAGAGTGTGGAAAAGAGTATGCTAGCCGCAGTGGACTGAAG GGGCATATGAAAATCCACAGCGGAAGTATGAATCAGGTGGCCAGTAGCACATCCTCACAGTCCTTTGAGGGAATAGCTGTGGAGCGTACAGAGGAGTCAACCCATCGGAAACTGAGAGGAGAAGATGCTAAAAACAAGTCAGAGGAAAGTACAGATAAATTGTCCTTGACTGCGCATCCGGTGTCTACCACTGACAGAGATGACAGACCTGAAGACACTGCTTAA
- the LOC113052251 gene encoding sal-like protein 4 isoform X2: MKSPSTSLASEATSSSSSSSPTSLQDCQPPLAPRPSPGGLHAPSLPNESSSPPHWPNHIASYSTSLPNAHSSLSPDFPHPSLSSQTHSPPPSQQKSTHIPSHQAHSTVMSPPMGISATTTTSSSSSLSSSSSMGAPPHQGSPSPIHQTPSSPSEQLQVPPTLAVLLEELRVLQQRQIHQMQITEEICRQVLRLGGMVSAQDAPQGSVEGQQSDAGSSSPPNTVSGASLITQAPTTKSNIFLTNGTRTPYSTTSSSTSSSSLVTSSASVHPLSLTLGLPPRYLNEKSPNTSISHGNGMNFPAPPLPTVSLSHDQLFLSSTVSTSNGSSSSSSGRQQHTCRFCGKVLSSDSSLQIHLRSHTGERPYQCPVCLSRFTTRGNLKAHFLRHREQNPELSLSLLPPALSEQSQSGSGSGPSQRRRKRRAEDEETFGVKGSVGVPDSLALGFLSGSSHPSPSSLPLPPSVDLALLSTAHSLLQLNRASAAAAASVSTSVQSSSSSITSSAMTGQFKGAKQQRFDENTPPHSTLHPGSPYSQLAHLPKILFPSGPSAHHPSLALLRPPHLPSPHLSLTFPFSSYPKPQNSSPTSSSPSSSSVTSDTSKLQRLAQKLEKMPLPKSTNEGHAHTNDISTTSSANAISAYRREMMAALGLNPSPSSEPASQELQGSTASSLVPNQCGVCLRVLSCPRALRLHQATHLGERPFPCKLCGRSFSTKGSLRAHLATHRARPANARGQNSCPLCQRKFTNAVVLQHHIRMHLGGQLPPEGNGDLQSEEDPGHMDGITLPKNLQSFPLNMSMSSSASLLESEASLKDATSGDADQLMESDQDPYDNTPETSPAVTLEKEDLLGENSPADNSVPADENHYGTVHHSKSPIVSGSAEEDEETPLSLCTRTNSQDTLFDKKWLNGTSHQSVITGPNPNLNSEALSLSPALTPPSSTGLSTDSKSDQSSKQTTLHVNGIDRVLDPSDGDSHPAIENDSLHIPDRAVEQKVKAEDAQESAEEDQRKDREKSEGTSSETLVAPPQPQRSEKPYSCTECGKEYASRSGLKGHMKIHSGSMNQVASSTSSQSFEGIAVERTEESTHRKLRGEDAKNKSEESTDKLSLTAHPVSTTDRDDRPEDTA, encoded by the exons ATGAAATCTCCATCGACCTCTCTTGCCTCTGAAGCTACCTcgtcatcttcctcttcctctcctacATCCCTTCAGGACTGTCAGCCTCCTTTGGCCCCAAGACCATCTCCTGGTGGCCTTCATGCCCCCTCGCTCCCCAATGAAAGCTCATCTCCTCCCCACTGGCCAAATCACATTGCCTCATATTCTACATCTCTGCCTAATGCACACTCATCTCTTTCTCCAGACTTCCCACATCCTTCCCTGTCCTCTCAGACCCACTCTCCTCCCCCTAGCCAGCAGAAATCCACTCATATTCCATCTCATCAGGCCCACTCCACTGTGATGTCCCCACCAATGGGTATTTCTGCCACCACCActacctcctcttcctcatctttaTCCTCTTCATCATCAATGGGTGCTCCCCCACATCAAGGAAGTCCTAGTCCCATCCACCAAACTCCTTCATCACCTTCAGAGCAACTCCAAGTGCCTCCGACCCTCGCTGTACTATTAGAGGAACTTAGGGTCCTGCAGCAAAGACAGATTCACCAAATGCAGATTACAGAAGAAATCTGCAGGCAGGTGCTGCGCCTAGGTGGAATGGTTAGTGCCCAAGATGCACCTCAGGGATCTGTGGAGGGTCAACAGAGTGATGCAGGCTCTAGCTCCCCACCTAATACTGTCTCCGGTGCCTCTTTAATTACCCAAGCTCCTACAACCAAGTCTAACATATTTCTCACAAATGGAACCAGAACTCCTTATTCCacaacttcatcctcaacatctTCCTCATCCTTAGTCACCTCTTCAGCCTCTGTGCACCCCCTCTCTCTAACGCTAGGACTTCCACCTCGCTACCTCAATGAAAAGTCTCCCAACACCTCCATCAGTCATGGCAATGGTATGAATTTCCCAGCTCCTCCCTTGCCAACGGTCAGCCTCTCCCATGACCAGCTATTTCTCAGTTCCACTGTTAGTACATCAAATGGATCTTCAAGCTCCTCTTCAGGCCGCCAGCAGCACACCTGCAGGTTCTGTGGGAAGGTTCTAAGCAGTGACTCCTCACTACAGATCCATCTGAGATCGCACACCGGTGAGCGTCCATACCAATGTCCAGTCTGCCTTAGTCGTTTCACTACCCGCGGCAATCTCAAAGCCCACTTCCTTCGTCACCGTGAGCAAAATCCTGAGctgtcactctctctcttgcCACCTGCTCTGTCTGAGCAGAGCCAATCAGGATCTGGCTCAGGGCCATCACAGAGGCGCAGAAAACGTCGAGCAGAGGATGAGGAGACATTTGGGGTTAAAGGTAGTGTAGGTGTGCCAGATAGTTTAGCTCTTGGTTTCCTGTCTGGGTCATCTCATCCATCTCCCTCCTCCCTTCCGTTACCACCCAGTGTTGATCTGGCCCTGCTTTCCACTGCCCACTCTTTGCTACAGCTCAACCGAGCCTCAGCTGCAGCTGCTGCCTCTGTTTCCACTAGTGTGCAGTCATCATCTTCATCCATCACCTCTTCTGCTATGACTGGCCAATTCAAGGGTGCAAAGCAGCAGAGGTTTGATGAGAATACACCACCACACTCTACTTTACACCCTGGTTCTCCATATTCCCAGCTGGCACACCTTCCGAAGATTCTCTTCCCATCAGGTCCCTCTGCCCACCATCCTAGCCTTGCCCTTCTTCGCCCTCCTCACCTCCCTTCCCCTCACCTCTCACTTACTTTCCCTTTCTCATCATACCCCAAACCTCAAAACTCCTCTCCTACATCCTCCTCTCCTTCCTCATCCTCTGTCACCTCTGACACCTCAAAGCTGCAAAGACTGGCACAAAAGTTAGAGAAGATGCCCCTCCCTAAAAGCACCAATGAAGGCCATGCTCACACTAATGACATATCCACCACCTCAAGTGCTAATGCTATCTCAGCTTACAGGAGGGAGATGATGGCGGCCTTAGGGCTGAATCCGAGTCCCAGCAGTGAGCCAGCCAGCCAGGAGCTCCAAGGGTCAACTGCCTCCTCTTTGGTTCCTAATCAGTGTGGGGTGTGCCTCCGTGTCCTTAGCTGCCCAAGGGCATTACGTCTCCACCAGGCCACTCACTTGGGTGAACGTCCATTCCCCTGCAAACTCTGTGGCCGCTCCTTCTCCACAAAGGGAAGTCTAAGGGCTCATCTAGCCACACACAGAGCACGTCCAGCCAATGCACGTGGACAGAATTCATGCCCGCTCTGTCAACGCAAGTTTACCAATGCCGTGGTACTGCAGCATCACATTCGGATGCATCTGGGGGGCCAGTTGCCTCCAGAAGGTAATGGGGACCTGCAGTCAGAAGAAGACCCTGGTCATATGGATGGAATTACTTTACCCAAAAACCTTCAGTCTTTTCCTCTAAATATGAGCATGTCTTCCTCGGCCAGCTTACTGGAGTCTGAGGCTAGCCTAAAAGATGCGACATCAGGTGATGCAGATCAGCTCATGGAGTCAGATCAAGATCCTTATGACAACACACCTGAGACTAGTCCAGCTGTCACCCTGGAGAAGGAGGACCTGTTAGGAGAAAATAGCCCAGCTGACAATTCAGTTCCAGCAGATGAAAACCATTATGGCACAGTCCATCACAGCAAATCTCCAATTGTCAGTGGCTCTGCAGAAGAGGATGAAGAAACGCCATTATCTCTCTGTACCCGGACCAACTCCCAGGACaccttatttgataaaaaatggcTCAATGGAACTTCACATCAATCAGTGATCACCGGGCCAAACCCTAATTTAAACTCTGAAGCTCTAAGTCTATCACCTGCCCTCACTCCACCCTCCAGCACAGGGTTGTCCACTGATTCAAAATCGGACCAAAGTAGCAAGCAGACAACACTTCATGTGAATGGAATAGACCGTGTTCTTGATCCCAGTGATGGTGACTCTCACCCAGCCATAGAAAATGATTCTTTGCACATTCCAGACAGAGCCGTGGAGCAGAAGGTGAAAGCTGAGGATGCACAAGAGTCTGCAGAAGAGGATCAAAGAAAAGATAGAGAAAAGAGTGAAGGGACATCATCAGAGACTCTTGTAGCCCCTCCACAGCCACAGCGCTCAGAGAAACCTTACAGCTGCACAGAGTGTGGAAAAGAGTATGCTAGCCGCAGTGGACTGAAG GGGCATATGAAAATCCACAGCGGAAGTATGAATCAGGTGGCCAGTAGCACATCCTCACAGTCCTTTGAGGGAATAGCTGTGGAGCGTACAGAGGAGTCAACCCATCGGAAACTGAGAGGAGAAGATGCTAAAAACAAGTCAGAGGAAAGTACAGATAAATTGTCCTTGACTGCGCATCCGGTGTCTACCACTGACAGAGATGACAGACCTGAAGACACTGCTTAA
- the LOC113052256 gene encoding E3 ubiquitin-protein ligase CCNB1IP1-like isoform X1 codes for MSNTPATFRTAMSAPKFTLLCNSHNCRAKLSGFAWVTACSHAFCDQHGSEEFSRTPAICPACSSMLSGKLDVLRTELAPSEQYKAMVLVGLRPETVLEISHKALDFWTYQVNQERLLMEYSLSRAGGQVLQMEKFMIQQNQSKELELNALRGEIASLKKVLEEYKRKYSEVLERLNEQNRQYQKLQGLLDSVRMHTLGTREKDPISHSFTTGLVKPRSPHSSPSFLGSEGDRFFSLGPENTKTFFQFSTPTRDRTQTFIKKN; via the exons ATGAGCAACACACCCGCAACTTTCCG AACCGCAATGTCTGCACCTAAATTCACCTTGCTGTGTAATTCGCATAACTGCCGGGCAAAGTTGAGTGGGTTTGCGTGGGTCACGGCCTGCTCTCACGCCTTCTGTGATCAACACGGTTCAGAGGAGTTCAGCCGCACACCTGCCATCTGCCCCGCGTGCTCCTCCATGCTCTCGGGCAAACTGGACGTTCTTAGAACCGAGCTGGCACCCTCAGAGCAATACAAGGCTATGGTTTTGGTCGGATTACGGCCTGAAACTGTTTTGGAAATCAGTCATAAAGCGCTAGACTTCTGGACCTACCAG GTAAACCAGGAGCGGTTGCTGATGGAGTACAGTTTGTCCAGGGCTGGGGGACAAGTGCTTCAGATGGAGAAGTTTATGATCCAGCAGAACCAGAGCAAAGAGCTAGAGTTAAATGCATTAAGAGGGGAGATCGCATCCTTGAAAAAG GTGTTGGAAGAATATAAGCGGAAGTACAGTGAGGTTTTGGAGCGACTGAATGAACAAAATAGGCAATATCAGAAGCTGCAGGGACTTCTCGACTCAGTACGGATGCATACGCTGGGAACGAGGGAGAAAGATCCCATTTCCCACTCTTTTACTACAG GTTTGGTCAAACCACGCTCTCCTCATAGCAGTCCTTCATTCCTGGGATCAGAAGGGGACAGGTTCTTCTCACTGGGGCCAGAAAACACTAAAACTTTCTTCCAGTTCAGCACACCCACCCGAGACAGAACCCAGACTTTTATCAAGAAAAACTAA
- the LOC113052256 gene encoding E3 ubiquitin-protein ligase CCNB1IP1-like isoform X2: protein MSAPKFTLLCNSHNCRAKLSGFAWVTACSHAFCDQHGSEEFSRTPAICPACSSMLSGKLDVLRTELAPSEQYKAMVLVGLRPETVLEISHKALDFWTYQVNQERLLMEYSLSRAGGQVLQMEKFMIQQNQSKELELNALRGEIASLKKVLEEYKRKYSEVLERLNEQNRQYQKLQGLLDSVRMHTLGTREKDPISHSFTTGLVKPRSPHSSPSFLGSEGDRFFSLGPENTKTFFQFSTPTRDRTQTFIKKN from the exons ATGTCTGCACCTAAATTCACCTTGCTGTGTAATTCGCATAACTGCCGGGCAAAGTTGAGTGGGTTTGCGTGGGTCACGGCCTGCTCTCACGCCTTCTGTGATCAACACGGTTCAGAGGAGTTCAGCCGCACACCTGCCATCTGCCCCGCGTGCTCCTCCATGCTCTCGGGCAAACTGGACGTTCTTAGAACCGAGCTGGCACCCTCAGAGCAATACAAGGCTATGGTTTTGGTCGGATTACGGCCTGAAACTGTTTTGGAAATCAGTCATAAAGCGCTAGACTTCTGGACCTACCAG GTAAACCAGGAGCGGTTGCTGATGGAGTACAGTTTGTCCAGGGCTGGGGGACAAGTGCTTCAGATGGAGAAGTTTATGATCCAGCAGAACCAGAGCAAAGAGCTAGAGTTAAATGCATTAAGAGGGGAGATCGCATCCTTGAAAAAG GTGTTGGAAGAATATAAGCGGAAGTACAGTGAGGTTTTGGAGCGACTGAATGAACAAAATAGGCAATATCAGAAGCTGCAGGGACTTCTCGACTCAGTACGGATGCATACGCTGGGAACGAGGGAGAAAGATCCCATTTCCCACTCTTTTACTACAG GTTTGGTCAAACCACGCTCTCCTCATAGCAGTCCTTCATTCCTGGGATCAGAAGGGGACAGGTTCTTCTCACTGGGGCCAGAAAACACTAAAACTTTCTTCCAGTTCAGCACACCCACCCGAGACAGAACCCAGACTTTTATCAAGAAAAACTAA
- the LOC113052255 gene encoding tetratricopeptide repeat protein 5-like has translation MAEVDNDGERKTTDKDDLHVLKELVDDLYSFRDCYFETHSVEDAGRKQNDVAQEMAKTLKRLEEKEDVYKHSAQFLLLWGRCLNVTPGFSQTAEECLSRAVKLEPGLVEGWNTLGEQYWKKRDLTAAETCFTGALQQSKNKVSLRSLSMVLRQLPPQEDTRGQSKRIVESVELARQAVQLDVTDGTSWYILGNAYISMFFTSGQNPQLSQQALSAYAQAEKIDKASSMNPDLHFNRATLFQYEEMYSSALDGFRRAAALDPAWEDAREREKQLLNYLDQLTVLKENKGKVKSRRLRHMLSSLSSSTLGPCSSPQFRSPSGRVGSLEPRSLSALTHGHNGGVAALGKVVFSLASEGRMAFTFGMVDSEETCCVVMVYNTADSWGVLIGDTVVIPEPQVKRHSVTHKDKSYDFRSIRVDSPLLLIVNGKRQVMKSQSAAFVTYKPQSE, from the exons ATGGCCGAGGTTGACAATGATGGGGAGCGGAAAACAACAGACAAAGATGACTTGCACGTGTTAAAG GAGCTGGTAGATGATCTTTACTCCTTTAGGGACTGTTACTTTGAGACGCACAGTGTTGAAGATGCTGGTAGGAAACAGAATGATGTTGCTCAAGAGATGGCGAAGACACTTAAGAGGCTGGAGGAAAAAGAAG ACGTGTACAAACACAGTGCCCAGTTCCTGCTGCTATGGGGTCGGTGTCTGAATGTTACTCCAGGGTTTAGTCAGACTGCAGAGGAGTGTCTGTCCCGGGCGGTTAAACTGGAACCGGGTTTGGTTGAGGGCTGGAACACACTGGGAGAGCAGTACTGGAAGAAAAGAGACCTGACAGCGGCCGAGACCTGTTTCACAGGTGCACTACAGCAG AGTAAGAATAAAGTGTCTCTGAGAAGCCTGTCTATGGTGCTGCGACAGCTGCCACCGCAAGAGGACACTCGGGGGCAGAGCAAACGCATTGTGGAGAGTGTGGAGCTGGCCAGGCAAGCTGTGCAACTCGACGTCACTGATGGGACTTCGTGGT ATATTTTAGGGAACGCATATATCTCCATGTTTTTCACCAGTGGACAAAACCCACAGCTCTCTCAACAAGCCCTCAGTGCCTACGCACAGGCT GAGAAAATCGACAAAGCATCCTCAATGAATCCTGACCTCCACTTCAACAGAGCTACG TTGTTCCAGTATGAAGAGATGTACAGTTCAGCTCTGGATGGATTCAGACGTGCTGCAGCTCTGGATCCTGCCTGGGAAGATGCTCGGGAGAGAGAAAAACAGCTGCTGAATTACCTAGACCAGCTTACAGTGTTAAAAGAGAATAAG GGGAAAGTAAAATCTCGGCGTCTTCGTCACATGCTCTCCTCCCTCAGCTCCTCCACTTTGGGCCCATGCTCCTCCCCTCAGTTCCGGTCTCCCTCAGGCCGCGTGGGGAGCCTTGAACCCCGCAGCTTATCTGCTCTCACTCACGGCCACAACGGCGGGGTGGCAGCACTAGGAAAAGTGGTCTTCAGTCTGGCCTCAGAGGGCCGTATGGCCTT CACATTTGGCATGGTGGACAGTGAAGAGACCTGTTGTGTAGTAATGGTGTATAATACAGCAGACAGCTGGGGTGTTTTAATAGGGGATACTGTAGTCATTCCTGAACCACAGGTTAAACGGCACAGCGTAACGCACAAAGATAAG TCATATGACTTCCGAAGTATACGTGTGGACTCTCCCTTGCTCCTTATAGTCAATGGGAAAAGACAGGTGATGAAAAGCCAAAGTGCAGCCTTCGTTACTTACAAACCTCAAAGTGAATGA
- the LOC113052257 gene encoding uncharacterized protein LOC113052257: MTSEPEEATAEVSETAAAQSASDPGTLLEVTFQKNPRQKYKYLEAEPKILGVTEIALAVFLVGRIPLFIGITGFNLQCLTLSFSFVGIIAGGVAIAAQNLHLQTLKACLGMQVVTCVAYIVSLMVTSLRDLHFISCRDPYFFGITHANDTCVQLEKGFHLLYSIDELTEVTQIVLSATLAVYCCKVIPCCSPRSHVPVIVMTPPTTPQ, translated from the exons ATGACCA GCGAACCCGAGGAGGCAACGGCAGAGGTCTCGGAGACTGCTGCCGCACAGAGCGCGAGCGACCCGGGGACGTTACTGGAAGTTACTTTCCAGAAGAACCCCCGTCAAAAATACAAATACCTGGAGGCAGAACCCAAGATATTAGGG GTGACCGAGATCGCACTGGCTGTCTTCCTTGTTGGCAGAATCCCCCTTTTTATAGGAATAACCGGATTTAATTTACAATGCTTAACTCTGTCATTTTCATTTGTT GGCATAATTGCTGGCGGTGTAGCGATAGCAGCACAGAACCTTCATCTGCAGACA CTCAAGGCTTGTTTGGGAATGCAGGTGGTCACATGTGTGGCATATATCGTCAGTCTTATGGTAACATCTTTACGGGACCTACACTTTATTAGCTGCCGGGATCCTTATTTTTTCGGGATAACACATGCAAATGACACATGCGTACAATTAGAG AAGGGATTTCATCTGCTGTATTCAATAGATGAGCTCACGGAGGTGACTCAAATTGTCCTCTCTGCCACACTAGCTGTGTACTGCTGCAAGGTGATTCCTTGCTGCTCTCCCAGATCTCATGTG CCTGTCATTGTTATGACGCCACCCACAACTCCGCAATGA